The Candidatus Rokuibacteriota bacterium genome contains the following window.
CTCCACCTCCTCGTAGAGATGAACGTCGAGTTTCGCCGCTCGGACGATCCGCTGGGCGAAGCTCGACGACATTCGACCGCGTGCGGAAATCGGAGTGCTCATGGGTTGTCCCTCCCGGGAGCGGCGAGCGGCCGCTCGAAGGCGTCGAGCCACGGCGGCGCCCGCCGTGGCGTGCCCGGCCCTCTACGTTTTCTTCGCGATGACCAGTTTTGGGCCTTCGGGCATCTCGCGGCAGTCGATCGTTACGCTTTCGAGGTGGGCTGAGAGCTCCTCGTCGATGAGCAGCACTTTGACCCCCTCGTGCTCGACCACGTGGTCGCCTTCCTTCTCCGCGTCCGGGACGAGCCCGAACTGGCCTGGGGCGCTCGCCACCAGCCGCAGGCTCATTCCTGGCTCGTCCACACTATCCGCTAACACGGCCCGCAGCTCCTCCTTTGCTCGTTCGGTCACGATCAGCATGGCTTGCCTCCTTCGGCGTCCTGCAGGTCCCGAAGCGTTGCAACCCCTGTACCAGTGAGCGATCATCGCGCGAGGCAGAAAGCTCAAAGACGGTAGGAAATTAGCCAGAGGGGCGGCGAAGTTCGGGCGCGGGCGCGGCGCCAGGCGGCGACAGGATGTCGCCGACCCGACAGGATGACGCCGCGGGCTGGATCCGGAATGTATTCTTGCGACTGGCCGCTCAGATACTGGCTGCGAGCGTCCGCCGATGTCTTCCACCAGCCACTCCGCCTCGCGCTTGTTAGTGGTTGGCCGGCGGCCAGATGTTCCGGCAGCGGGTCTCGGTCACGCGGAGGGCCATCACCAGCGCTGCCACGGCGATGGCCGCGCACACGCCGAAGGCGGCTTGATACACCCCCGCCGGGTCTAGCGCGGACCGAGCGTGTCCGCCCGGCTCCCCGCGGGGAGCCCCATCACTGCGAAAACGAACGGGTAGATCGCGGCCAGGTGTCCGAGCGACGCCGCCGGAATCGCGAAGGCCTGCATCAGGTCGTGGGCGACCACGGCAGGGGCGACGCGGTGGAAGTACGAGAAGAAGTAGATGGCGGCGGGTACTACGAGGATCAGCCAGCGAAGGGTCCGAGCACGCCCCGGCGCGGGCCGGGCTCAGGTATCGGCGGCGAATCGCTCGCGGAGCCAGGTGACGATCTCCTCCGTCGACGAATCCACGCCCCAGAGCTCCGCAACGCCCATGGCCTTGAGCTCCCGCATCTCCCTGGGGAGCATGGTGCCGCCACCGATCACGCTGATGTGGTCGGCCCCTTGCTGGTGGAGCAGCTCCAGAATCCGCGGGAAGACGAGCATGTGGGTGCCGGAGAGGATCGAGAGGCCGATGACGTTCACGTCCTCCTGGATCGCCGTCGCCACGATCTGCTCGGGGGTCTGGTGGAGGCCGGTGTAGATGACCTCGAAGCCCGCGTCGCGGAGCGCCCGCGCCACGACCTTGGCACCGCGGTCGTGCCCGTCCAGCCCCGGCTTGGCGACCAGGACCCGGACCTTACGCTGTCCCACCGCCACCCTCTCCCTAGATTCCCTTGTCCTGGCGCCAGGCGCGGATCTGGTCGCCGTGCTCCTTATAGTGGTGCGCGCTGTTCAGATCCACGATCCGATGGGCGGTCTTGCCGGGGACAAACCGCTCCTCAGGGACCTTGGCCGCCTGGGCCATGAAGGAGTCGTGCGAGGCATCCAGCTCCCCGAGCAGCTCGGATCCCGTCGCGTTTTTCTTGGCTGCGGCGAACCTGGCGTTCCAGGAATCCACGTCGTTGTAGTTCGTCCCCTCGGAAAAGGGCTTCTCGCCGCGCGCGAGCCGCTCGAGCCCGGGCCCCATCTCGCGGTGCCAGCCCGAGATGTGGGCCAGGATGTCCTTGATGCTCCAGCTTCCGAGCCAGACCTCGGCGAGCTGGCGCTCGTCGAGGCCCCCGAGCGCCGCCTTGAAGGCCCTGAACTCGTCCTGCGCCTGACTGAGCAACGCGTTTTTCGGTGACATGGCTCTCCCCCATGCTCTTCATGCTTCTCTCTCCGTCGCGGAGAGGGAGTTCAAAGTGACGGGTCAAAACACGATCGGCTCCCGGTACGTCGCGAAGACCTCTTTGAGCGCGTTGACGATCTCGCCCTCCGAGGCGTAGGCCTTCACGCACTCGATCGTGACCGGCATCAGGTTCGCGTCGGTCCGCGCCACCTCCTGGAGCTCCTTCAGGAGCTTCTGCACCCGCGCGCTGTCGCGCTCGCGCTTGACGCGCGCGAGCCGCTCCTTCTGGATCTGCTCGGTCCGCGGGTCCAGGACGTGGAGGGGGATCTCGGGCTCCTCGGGCTCGGGCTCCCGGAATTTGTTGACACCGACGACGATCTCCTCCCCGCGCTCCTTGGCCCGCTGGTAGGCGTAGGCCGCATCGGCGATCTCCTGCTGGAAGAAGTTCCTCTCGAGCGCGGCGACGGTGCCACCCATCGCGTCAATCCGGTTGAGGTACGCCCGGATCTCGCGCTCGGTCTGCTCGGTCAGGGCCT
Protein-coding sequences here:
- a CDS encoding cobalamin B12-binding domain-containing protein, with the translated sequence MGQRKVRVLVAKPGLDGHDRGAKVVARALRDAGFEVIYTGLHQTPEQIVATAIQEDVNVIGLSILSGTHMLVFPRILELLHQQGADHISVIGGGTMLPREMRELKAMGVAELWGVDSSTEEIVTWLRERFAADT
- a CDS encoding ClbS/DfsB family four-helix bundle protein, translating into MSPKNALLSQAQDEFRAFKAALGGLDERQLAEVWLGSWSIKDILAHISGWHREMGPGLERLARGEKPFSEGTNYNDVDSWNARFAAAKKNATGSELLGELDASHDSFMAQAAKVPEERFVPGKTAHRIVDLNSAHHYKEHGDQIRAWRQDKGI